The segment TACGTCGTCGGTTTGCCTCGTTCAGGTGACCTAGCTTAACTCGTAGCACGGCTGCTTGGAGCGCATCGAGACGACTGTTGTAGCCACACCGCTCGTACTGGTAGCGTGTGCGCTGACCGTGGTTGGCCAGTTGGCGCAAACGCTCCGCCAGCTGCTGGTCATGCGGTACGAAAGCTGCGCCCCCATCGCCCATACAGCCTAGCGGCTTGGTCGGAAAGAAGCTCGTCGTGCCGATCGTACCTCGTGTGCCTAGCGGTACAGAACTCCACAGGCACCCCGAAGCCATCTCGCCTAAGCCACCCATCCCCTGTGCATTGTCCTCAATCCACGGAATCTGATGTTGCTCGCAGAAGTCCGCTAGCTCTACCGCTGGGCAGGGCATACCGTACATATTGACCGCTATGAGTGCCACCGTACGAGGGGTGAGAAGCGACTCCAGATAGTCTGGCGAACCATTCATCTGAAAGGAGACACGCCCCTTGCTGCTCGGCGAGGGCATCACGTCAGCCCAAACAGGTCGGAGTCCTAGATGACAGACCGCCTCGGCAGCCGCCACATAGTTGTGCGTGGCGACGATTACCTCGCCACCCCGGGGCAGCTCTAGTGCAGCCAGAGCCAGCAAGAGCGCATCGCTCCCGTTGCCACAGCTGATGACACTCCACGGTTCTAGCTCTAGATAATTCGCCAGCTCCGCCTCAAAGGCACGCACCTCCTCACCGCCAATGTAGCCGCCCGAGGCGACAACCCTCCCGATGCTCCTATCGAGCTCAGCTTGGTAGTAGAGATGTTCTTCGGGTAGGTTGACTAGAGGGATGCGCATGTCGCTGTGGGGCTAGACCAGTTTGCTACCGGGAGCTATCGTGTCAGGCAGTGTGACCACCTGCAGCTGTCCCGTCTTGTAGTCCTCGACTGAGAGGATCATACCTTGCGACTCGACGCCACGTATCTTGCGCACAGGAAGGTTCGCAACGAAAGCAACGGTCTTGCCGACCAGCTCCTCTGGCTTGTAGTACTGAGCGATGCCCGAGACGATCGTTCGCCCGCCCATGCCATCATCGATGGAGAAGCGCAGGAGCTTGTCCGCCTT is part of the Porphyromonas asaccharolytica DSM 20707 genome and harbors:
- a CDS encoding DegT/DnrJ/EryC1/StrS family aminotransferase, yielding MRIPLVNLPEEHLYYQAELDRSIGRVVASGGYIGGEEVRAFEAELANYLELEPWSVISCGNGSDALLLALAALELPRGGEVIVATHNYVAAAEAVCHLGLRPVWADVMPSPSSKGRVSFQMNGSPDYLESLLTPRTVALIAVNMYGMPCPAVELADFCEQHQIPWIEDNAQGMGGLGEMASGCLWSSVPLGTRGTIGTTSFFPTKPLGCMGDGGAAFVPHDQQLAERLRQLANHGQRTRYQYERCGYNSRLDALQAAVLRVKLGHLNEANRRRSALADLYDELLADLPMVRRPWRSGDQPEALYLYTICVPSDKRDGLLNELRTAGIDARVYYPKMLHQIAAYSDGSSEASCPVAEELQQTMLSLPIAPTTTSEQISEICERIRQFLL